The nucleotide sequence AGGCGCTCGGCATCCACTGCGGGATCGGTCACCACGCGGTAGGCCAGGCTGTCGAGCAGGGTGGTGATGATCAGCAGCAGGAGGGGGTCGTGAGGGGCCAGCAGATCGGGATTGTGCCGAAGCCGGGCCCCAAGGTCGTCGAGAAAGGCGTGCCGCCGTGCTTGGAAGCTCGCGCCGCTGCCGCTGTGTAGGAGGGCCAGCGTGTCCTCTTCGCCCCGCAGGAAAGAAAAGACCGCCTCGATCAGGTCGGGCTGCCCCGCCCGCGCGGCCAGCAGGGGGCCGAGGCGAGCGAGAAGGGCGTGTAGCCGCTCGTCGAGCAGGGCCGCCAGAACGCCTTCGGTGGACGTGAAGTAGCTGTAGATGGTGGGGCGGGAGACCCCGAGGGCCCGCGCGATGTCGCCCATGCTCACGGCCTCGAAGCCGCGCTCGACAAACAGGCGAGCACTCACGTCGAGAATCTGTTGCCGCCGATCGGCCGAAGGAAGACGTCGGCGGGGGGCCGAAAGGGTCATGACCCCATCCTAGCAGAAGCTCGGTGGGTTTTCGACAAGCTGTCACTTGACAAAGCGTCAGTAAGGTCGCATGCTGGCCTTCTGACACAGTGTCAGACCTCCTGTGTGGAAAGGCCCTGCTATGTCCGATCACCGCAGCATTTCTCCTGACTCTGGCTCGCGCCGCAGCCTGATAGCGGACTACCGGCAGCTCACGCCCAGCGAGCGCCGGCTGTGGCGTGCTCCGCTGATGTGGGGCGCGGCCCTGGCCATCCTCTTTATTCCGGTGCTCTACGTCGCCATCTATCTCGCCAGTGTGTGGGACCCCTACGGCCACCTGGAAGCGTTGCCCGTGGCCCTGGTCAACAGCGACGCGGGCACCACGTACCG is from Deinococcus sp. YIM 77859 and encodes:
- a CDS encoding TetR/AcrR family transcriptional regulator codes for the protein MTLSAPRRRLPSADRRQQILDVSARLFVERGFEAVSMGDIARALGVSRPTIYSYFTSTEGVLAALLDERLHALLARLGPLLAARAGQPDLIEAVFSFLRGEEDTLALLHSGSGASFQARRHAFLDDLGARLRHNPDLLAPHDPLLLLIITTLLDSLAYRVVTDPAVDAERLGRTLGAFVRGGVRSSLEETGPASSKSCSPSRRSSQ